The following are from one region of the Sandaracinus amylolyticus genome:
- a CDS encoding serine/threonine-protein kinase: MSDDERTRAAKRAPEETIAARPRARASEGAPAGPELPIVSLHGPSALGSFGSDESGAELAVTSVLGVGGMGRVLLGRQRSLKRDVAIKMVHDPRAMQDDLVREARIIGMLEHPNVVPVHLLARSQREGAPFLVMKRIEGVRWLDLVRAADHPHWDRVPGSEDRLAAHLEIFGAVCNAVAVAHERGIVHRDIKPANVMVGRLGEVYLTDWGVALDRQGPLRDDAPFAGTPTYSAPEMVRGDEHDIDERTDVFLLGATLHHVLVGSPRHSTVSVEAALGGAALVEPFAYGPDVPEELATLCNRATSARPEDRPASALEMRDAVREWLRHRDSYALLARARTHVASIEAAGEGVDRAMLEARIALDEAQRLWARNPEVPALRARALRATVRVEAAREQAAAARVALQELGELGATTTDEDALVRALELKLAERRAIEHELDLDSGAMPRGRLMLALGVLAAIATVSSVVMRVALEGTGSRWPVLVNPAVLALGYAAIVARFRRALLTNKANRRAVATLGGIFATSLFVRGLGVAQGLALPAIFTFDLAALAVLLATATLLAFRRLAMIAAFASCAAVMGAIRPESAQLAYVATVLACLVHAYREHARARALISDRGRDAAARAHRADRPAGPT, from the coding sequence ATGAGCGACGACGAGCGAACGCGCGCCGCGAAGCGGGCGCCCGAGGAGACGATCGCCGCGCGCCCGCGCGCACGTGCATCGGAGGGCGCGCCCGCGGGCCCCGAGCTCCCGATCGTGTCGCTCCACGGACCTTCGGCGCTCGGCTCGTTCGGCAGCGACGAGTCGGGCGCCGAGCTCGCGGTCACGAGCGTGCTCGGCGTCGGTGGGATGGGCCGCGTGCTCCTCGGGCGACAGCGCTCGCTGAAGCGCGACGTCGCGATCAAGATGGTGCACGACCCGCGCGCGATGCAGGACGACCTCGTCCGCGAGGCGCGCATCATCGGGATGCTCGAGCACCCGAACGTCGTGCCCGTGCACCTGTTGGCGCGCTCGCAGCGCGAGGGCGCGCCCTTCCTCGTGATGAAGCGCATCGAGGGCGTGCGCTGGCTCGACCTCGTGCGCGCGGCCGATCACCCGCACTGGGATCGTGTGCCCGGGAGCGAGGATCGCCTCGCCGCGCACCTCGAGATCTTCGGCGCGGTGTGCAACGCGGTCGCGGTCGCGCACGAGCGCGGGATCGTGCATCGCGACATCAAGCCCGCGAACGTGATGGTCGGCCGGCTCGGCGAGGTCTATCTGACCGACTGGGGCGTCGCGCTCGATCGCCAGGGACCGCTGCGCGACGACGCGCCCTTCGCGGGCACGCCGACGTACTCCGCGCCCGAGATGGTGCGCGGCGACGAGCACGACATCGACGAGCGCACCGACGTCTTCCTGCTCGGCGCGACGCTGCATCACGTGCTCGTGGGATCGCCGCGGCACAGCACGGTGAGCGTCGAAGCGGCGCTCGGCGGCGCGGCGCTGGTCGAGCCCTTCGCCTACGGCCCCGACGTGCCCGAGGAGCTCGCGACGCTCTGCAACCGCGCGACGAGCGCGCGCCCCGAGGATCGCCCCGCGAGCGCGCTCGAGATGCGCGACGCGGTGCGCGAGTGGCTGCGCCATCGCGACTCGTACGCGCTGCTCGCGCGCGCCCGCACGCACGTCGCGTCGATCGAGGCCGCGGGCGAAGGCGTCGATCGCGCGATGCTCGAGGCGCGCATCGCCCTCGACGAGGCGCAGCGCCTGTGGGCCCGCAATCCCGAGGTCCCCGCGCTGCGCGCCCGCGCGCTGCGCGCGACGGTGCGCGTCGAGGCGGCGCGCGAGCAGGCCGCGGCCGCGCGCGTCGCGCTGCAGGAGCTCGGCGAGCTCGGCGCGACCACGACCGACGAGGACGCGCTGGTGCGCGCGCTCGAGCTGAAGCTCGCGGAGCGCCGCGCGATCGAGCACGAGCTCGACCTCGACTCCGGCGCGATGCCGCGCGGTCGTCTCATGCTCGCGCTGGGCGTGCTCGCCGCGATCGCGACGGTGAGCAGCGTCGTGATGCGCGTCGCGCTCGAAGGGACGGGCTCGCGCTGGCCGGTGCTGGTGAACCCCGCCGTGCTCGCGCTCGGGTACGCCGCGATCGTCGCGCGCTTCCGCCGCGCGCTGCTCACGAACAAGGCGAACCGGCGCGCGGTCGCGACGCTCGGCGGGATCTTCGCGACCTCGCTCTTCGTGCGCGGCCTCGGGGTCGCACAGGGCCTCGCGCTGCCCGCGATCTTCACGTTCGATCTCGCCGCGCTCGCGGTGCTGCTCGCGACCGCGACGCTCCTCGCGTTCCGGCGCCTCGCGATGATCGCGGCGTTCGCGTCGTGTGCCGCGGTCATGGGCGCGATTCGTCCCGAGAGCGCGCAGCTCGCGTACGTCGCGACGGTCCTCGCGTGCTTGGTGCACGCCTATCGCGAGCACGCGCGCGCCCGCGCGCTGATCAGCGACCGAGGACGCGACGCAGCCGCGCGAGCGCATCGCGCAGATCGTCCGGCGGGACCGACGTGA